The Abyssisolibacter fermentans DNA window GTTTTAATAATGAAACAAATAGAACCGAGTATTATCATAATTCAAGCTTTTTAGAGTATGGCGGATCACCTGATAAAGCAGTCAAAAATGCATTTTTATATGAAATAAATAATTATTTAAAGAAAACTGGTAAATACAATAAAAGTGAAAAAAAGATAAGCTTTGTTGATATACAAGATAGCTTGCTCTTAGTATCAAATTCATTTTCAACTGTTACCAGCTATGAGAATCAAACAAAGAAGGCTATAACTAATAAATTTATACAAGAGTATATGACTGATTTTATAAAAGAAAAGCTAGAGATATATTTTATTGAAAATAAAGAAGACACTGAGAAGGTCATGAACCAAATACTAGCTAATAAAAGAAGTAGAGAAAAAGCTGAAATAACTAGAAAAAGTATAAGGAAAAAACTAAGTGGAAGTATTGGAGTTACCAATAGAGTAAAGAAATTTGTCAATTGTAGAAGTAAGGATCTACACAAAAGAGAATTATATATAGTTGAGGGTGATTCAGCATTAGGTTCTTGTAAACTAGCAAGAGATTCAGACTTTCAAGCATTGATGCCAGTAAGAGGTAAAATACTAAATTGTTTAAAAGCTGATTATGATAAAGTATTTAAAAGTGAAATAATAATAGATTTGCTAAAAGTTTTAGGTTGTGGAGTCGAAATAAAATCAAAGCATAATAAAGAATTAAATACATTCAATATAGATAATCTTAGGTGGGATAAAATAATAATTTGTACAGATGCTGATGTTGATGGATTTCAGATTAGGACATTGATATTGACGATGCTCTATGCATTAGTACCGACTTTAATACAAGAAGGCAAGGTATTTATTGCAGAGTCGCCATTATTTGAAATTAGTACTAAAAAGAAAACATACTTTGCTTACAACGAAAAAGAGAAGCAAAAAATTGTATCAAAGCTTAAAGGGTCATATACTTTACAGCGTTCAAAGGGATTAGGAGAAAATGACCCAGATATGATGTGGAAAACTACAATGTGTCCTGAAACTAGAAGACTGATAAAAGTAGTACCAGAGGATTTAGAAAGCACACAGGAGATGTTTCTTACTTTACTAGGAGATAATATAATAGACAGAAAAAAAATTATTGTCGACAAGGGACATTTGTATTTAGATATGCTAGATATAAGCTAGAAGAGGTGTTTTATGAGTTTAATAAATAAAAACATAACAAATGTATTAGAAGAAAATTATATGCCTTATGCAATGAGTGTAATTGTATCAAGAGCAATTCCTCAAATAGATGGATTTAAACCAGCTCACAGAAAACTGTTATATACGATGTACACAATGAAATTGATAACAGGATCAAGAACAAAGTCAGCAAATGTAGTTGGACAGACTATGAAGCTTAATCCTCATGGAGATCAAGCTATTTATGCAACTTTGGTTAGATTATCAAAAGGATATAATGCATTATTACATCCATTTATAGATTCCAAAGGAAACTTTGGAAAGCATTATTCAAGAGATATGAAATATGCAGCTTCCAGATATACAGAGTGTAAATTAGATTCAATATGCAATGAAATATTTAAGGATATAGATAAAAATACAGTGGAGTTTGTAGATAATTATGATGGAAAATTAAAAGAACCTGTATTACTGTCTACAACGTTTCCGAATATTTTAGTAAGTAATAACAAAGGTATAGCTGTTGGAATGGCAAGCAATATTTGTAGTTTCAACTTAAAAGAGGTATGTGAAGCAACTATACAATTTCTAAAAAATGAGGATATAGACATTTTAAAATATTTAAAAGCACCTGATTTTTCTAGTGGAGGAAAGCTTTTATTTGATGAAAAGCAAATGAGAAAAATTTATAATACTGGGCAGGGAAGCTTTAAATTAAGAAGTAACTATCATTTTGTTAAAGAAGACAATTGTATAGAAATAACTGAAATCCCTTATACAACAACAACTGAACAAATCATTGATAAAATAATAGATTTAATTAAAGCAGGAAAGCTTAGTGGTATTTCAGACATACGAGATGAAACGGACTTAAAGGGTTTAAAAATAGCTATTGACT harbors:
- a CDS encoding DNA gyrase/topoisomerase IV subunit B, producing the protein MTLSNRNKNEYGNTSISSLKGADRVRKRPSVIFGSDGLEGCQHSFFEILSNSIDEAREGYGNSIKIIRHKDNAITVQDFGRGMPVEYNPKEKRYNWELIFCELYAGGKYNNNSGDIYEYSLGLNGLGACATQYSSQYMEVTVYRDDNKYSLYFEEGRNKGGLKKEECNYVNTGTIIKWKPDIKVFTDINIPLEFYKDILKKQAVVNAGLKFLLYDEETDEWFDYIYENGIVDYVKELGEDNNITDIFYSEAEGKGKDREDKPEYKVKIQLAFCFNNETNRTEYYHNSSFLEYGGSPDKAVKNAFLYEINNYLKKTGKYNKSEKKISFVDIQDSLLLVSNSFSTVTSYENQTKKAITNKFIQEYMTDFIKEKLEIYFIENKEDTEKVMNQILANKRSREKAEITRKSIRKKLSGSIGVTNRVKKFVNCRSKDLHKRELYIVEGDSALGSCKLARDSDFQALMPVRGKILNCLKADYDKVFKSEIIIDLLKVLGCGVEIKSKHNKELNTFNIDNLRWDKIIICTDADVDGFQIRTLILTMLYALVPTLIQEGKVFIAESPLFEISTKKKTYFAYNEKEKQKIVSKLKGSYTLQRSKGLGENDPDMMWKTTMCPETRRLIKVVPEDLESTQEMFLTLLGDNIIDRKKIIVDKGHLYLDMLDIS